From the genome of Naumannella halotolerans, one region includes:
- a CDS encoding carbohydrate ABC transporter permease translates to MAGTVEVASGDPPRSEATADDRTGTSPSRRRRFGISRRNRGDFWIFLLFALPNIVLILVFSYRPILTNFYYSTLNWVLGSPIATSAGLDNYVRFFSGDRAVEVLRTTAIFTIATVGGSIVLGLGLAVVLSRPLRGRTFARASVFAPYVLSGVGIGLVWSFIFDPTIGVMAIILRKFGAASPQWFNDPDLTLVMVIIVFIWKNVGYCAVIYIAAMTAVPNDVLEAASIDGASPVRRFFSVTLPLLSPTSFFLLMTVTLASLQAFDILRIMNPLGRGTTTLMYESYLQAFLANNQAGYSAAISSILFIVLMVLTLVQLIFVERRVHYT, encoded by the coding sequence GTGGCTGGCACAGTGGAAGTGGCAAGCGGGGATCCTCCGCGGTCCGAGGCGACCGCCGATGATCGAACGGGAACGTCACCGTCCCGCCGTCGGCGATTCGGCATCAGCAGGCGCAACCGGGGTGATTTCTGGATCTTCTTGTTGTTCGCGCTGCCGAACATCGTGTTGATCCTGGTCTTCTCCTACCGCCCGATCCTGACGAACTTCTACTACTCCACGCTGAACTGGGTGCTCGGGTCACCGATCGCCACCAGCGCCGGGCTGGACAACTACGTCCGGTTCTTCAGCGGCGACCGCGCGGTCGAGGTGCTGCGGACGACGGCGATCTTCACCATCGCCACCGTCGGCGGCTCGATCGTCCTCGGCCTCGGTCTGGCGGTGGTCCTCAGCCGGCCCCTGCGCGGACGTACCTTCGCCCGAGCCTCGGTCTTCGCTCCCTATGTCCTGTCCGGTGTGGGCATCGGACTCGTCTGGTCGTTCATCTTCGACCCGACGATCGGCGTGATGGCGATCATCCTGCGCAAGTTCGGCGCCGCCTCACCGCAGTGGTTCAACGACCCGGACCTGACCCTGGTGATGGTGATCATCGTCTTCATCTGGAAGAACGTCGGCTACTGCGCGGTGATCTACATCGCCGCCATGACCGCGGTCCCCAATGACGTGCTCGAGGCGGCCTCGATCGACGGGGCCTCACCGGTACGTCGATTCTTCTCGGTCACCCTGCCGTTGCTGTCGCCCACCAGCTTCTTCCTGCTGATGACCGTCACCTTGGCATCACTGCAGGCCTTCGACATCCTGCGGATCATGAACCCGCTCGGCCGGGGCACCACGACGCTGATGTACGAGTCGTACCTGCAGGCCTTCCTGGCCAACAACCAGGCCGGTTACTCCGCAGCGATCTCCAGCATCTTGTTCATCGTCCTGATGGTCCTCACCCTGGTCCAACTGATCTTCGTCGAGAGGCGGGTGCACTACACGTGA
- the thiD gene encoding bifunctional hydroxymethylpyrimidine kinase/phosphomethylpyrimidine kinase, producing MSGIPRVLSIAGSDPSGGAGVQGDLKSIAANGGYAMAAISALTAQNTTGVRAIHVPPPEFLSAQLEAISDDITVDAVKIGMLGTAAVARVVGEWLVRHRPPVVVLDPVMVATSGDRLVDADAEDAVSELITRSDLVTPNIPELAVLTDAAPARTLAEALEQAHGLADRSGVRVLVKGGHLRGLVVTDALLDRGVVTEFTGDRVPGSNTHGTGCALSSALATRVAAHGDWALATQQAKDWLTAAISAGRQLAVGHGNGPVDHLVGLRDEPARPAGPREATVRPR from the coding sequence GTGAGCGGCATCCCGCGGGTGTTGTCGATCGCCGGCTCCGATCCCAGTGGAGGGGCCGGGGTGCAGGGTGATCTGAAGAGCATCGCCGCCAACGGCGGGTACGCGATGGCGGCGATCAGTGCGCTCACCGCCCAGAACACCACCGGGGTCCGGGCCATCCACGTGCCACCACCGGAGTTCCTCAGCGCCCAGCTTGAGGCGATCAGCGACGACATCACCGTCGACGCGGTGAAGATCGGCATGCTCGGTACGGCAGCGGTCGCCCGCGTGGTGGGGGAATGGTTGGTCCGGCATCGGCCCCCGGTGGTCGTGCTGGACCCGGTGATGGTGGCCACCAGCGGGGACCGGCTGGTCGATGCCGATGCCGAGGACGCGGTCTCGGAGCTGATCACCCGGTCCGACCTGGTCACCCCGAACATCCCCGAACTGGCCGTCCTCACCGACGCTGCCCCGGCCCGTACCTTGGCCGAGGCACTGGAACAGGCCCACGGTCTTGCCGACCGGTCCGGGGTCCGGGTACTGGTCAAGGGCGGACACCTGCGGGGACTGGTGGTCACCGACGCGCTGCTCGACCGCGGAGTGGTCACCGAGTTCACCGGTGACCGGGTGCCGGGCAGCAACACCCATGGAACCGGGTGCGCGCTGTCCAGCGCACTGGCCACCCGGGTGGCCGCCCACGGTGACTGGGCGCTGGCGACCCAGCAGGCGAAGGACTGGCTGACCGCGGCGATCTCCGCCGGCCGGCAGCTGGCCGTGGGACACGGCAACGGTCCGGTGGATCATCTGGTGGGCCTGCGGGACGAACCGGCGCGGCCCGCCGGCCCCAGGGAAGCGACCGTCCGACCCCGATGA
- a CDS encoding carbohydrate ABC transporter permease produces the protein MSTTTLPADTPTPRRRQRSGAAVAGDLIGGYLPMIIATLAVVLPLVWMIISSFKSPGEIVTRELILFPADPSLAAYERASATVDFPRLFLNSFIVTAIGSGLKVILALTTAYALVFVRFPFKRIIFVAILVALMVPPQVSLLPNYVFIAGLGGTDTYWGLILPGLGTAFGTFLLRQHFLSLPKELLEAAEIDGAGHFRRLFSIVAPVSAPTIATVALVTIVTEWNEYIWPLVITNSLSMATLPVGLTRLQNSEPDPSAYAMLMAGSVLVILPVLIVFAILQRHIVAGLTQGAVK, from the coding sequence GTGAGCACGACCACGCTCCCGGCCGATACCCCGACCCCGCGCCGCCGGCAGCGTTCCGGCGCCGCGGTCGCCGGGGACCTGATCGGCGGCTACCTGCCGATGATCATCGCCACCTTGGCAGTGGTCCTCCCACTGGTCTGGATGATCATCAGCTCGTTCAAGTCCCCCGGGGAGATTGTCACCCGGGAGCTGATCCTGTTCCCGGCCGATCCCAGCCTCGCCGCCTACGAGCGGGCCTCGGCGACCGTGGACTTCCCCCGGTTGTTCCTGAACTCGTTCATCGTCACCGCCATCGGTTCGGGCCTGAAGGTGATCTTGGCACTGACCACCGCCTATGCCCTGGTCTTCGTCCGGTTCCCGTTCAAACGGATCATCTTCGTCGCCATCCTGGTGGCCCTGATGGTGCCCCCGCAGGTCTCCCTGCTTCCCAACTACGTGTTCATCGCCGGGCTCGGCGGAACCGACACCTACTGGGGACTGATCCTTCCCGGTCTGGGCACGGCATTCGGCACGTTCCTGCTCCGGCAGCACTTCCTGTCCCTGCCCAAGGAACTGCTGGAAGCTGCCGAGATCGATGGCGCCGGTCACTTCCGACGCCTGTTCAGCATCGTCGCCCCGGTCTCCGCACCGACCATCGCCACGGTCGCCCTGGTCACCATCGTGACCGAGTGGAACGAGTACATCTGGCCCCTGGTGATCACCAACTCGCTGTCGATGGCGACCTTGCCGGTCGGCCTGACCCGGTTGCAGAACAGTGAGCCTGATCCCAGTGCCTACGCCATGTTGATGGCGGGATCGGTATTGGTGATCCTGCCGGTGCTGATCGTCTTCGCGATCCTCCAACGACACATCGTTGCAGGACTCACCCAAGGCGCGGTCAAGTGA
- a CDS encoding ABC transporter substrate-binding protein, whose translation MRSMFDRRRFLGLAGAGVGALALGACGGPSIGGGAGGGTAPVDVNGPDFSGVEAAKSITFWSNHPGGSEQITRSLLDAFTQESGIEVELVTAGANYEEIAQRFQTAQASGDLPDAVVLSDVWWFRYYMQQTIIPLGTAIEAAGITTAGYRESLIGDYQYDGGQWALPWARSTPLFYYNKAHWEAAGLEDRAPQTWAEFAEWAPALKEATGVSAYEFPALDGYAGWILQNLLWGYGSGWSAEESFDIICDNPQAVEAITFAQNSIKDGWATVASQAAVDDLAAEGCSATIESTGSLVGLLDTVGDKFEVGVGFLPGGPQVQTPVCPTGGAGLGIPSGIDPANQLASAMMIGFLTNPENTVKFSAATGYMPVQTDADVSTLLAETPQIQTAIDQLEVTRSQDWARVFVPGAELEMANAAAAVLNEQADVQETLTGLKSTLEELYTTQVEPNIG comes from the coding sequence ATGAGATCAATGTTCGACCGGCGCCGATTCCTCGGCCTGGCCGGTGCCGGCGTGGGTGCGCTGGCCCTGGGCGCCTGTGGCGGCCCGTCCATCGGTGGCGGTGCCGGCGGAGGTACCGCACCGGTGGACGTCAACGGTCCCGACTTCAGCGGTGTGGAGGCGGCCAAGTCGATCACCTTCTGGTCCAACCATCCCGGTGGTTCGGAGCAGATCACCCGAAGCCTGCTGGACGCCTTCACCCAGGAGTCCGGGATCGAGGTGGAACTGGTCACCGCCGGCGCCAACTATGAGGAGATCGCCCAGCGCTTCCAGACCGCCCAGGCCTCCGGTGACCTGCCGGATGCGGTCGTGCTGTCCGATGTCTGGTGGTTCCGCTACTACATGCAGCAGACGATCATCCCGCTGGGGACCGCGATCGAGGCTGCCGGGATCACCACCGCCGGTTACCGGGAGTCGCTGATCGGTGACTACCAGTACGACGGTGGCCAGTGGGCGCTGCCCTGGGCCCGCTCGACGCCGCTGTTCTACTACAACAAGGCGCACTGGGAGGCCGCCGGGCTGGAGGATCGTGCTCCGCAGACCTGGGCGGAGTTCGCCGAGTGGGCACCGGCGCTGAAGGAGGCCACCGGTGTCTCGGCCTATGAGTTCCCGGCCCTGGACGGGTACGCGGGCTGGATCCTGCAGAACCTGCTGTGGGGGTACGGCAGCGGCTGGTCGGCCGAGGAGTCCTTCGACATCATCTGCGACAACCCGCAGGCCGTCGAGGCCATCACCTTCGCGCAGAACTCGATCAAGGACGGCTGGGCCACGGTGGCCAGCCAGGCCGCGGTTGACGACCTGGCCGCCGAGGGCTGCAGCGCGACCATCGAGTCCACCGGTTCGTTGGTCGGTCTGCTGGACACCGTCGGTGACAAGTTCGAGGTCGGGGTCGGCTTCCTGCCCGGCGGACCGCAGGTGCAGACTCCGGTCTGCCCCACCGGTGGCGCCGGCCTGGGCATCCCCTCGGGGATCGATCCGGCCAACCAGCTCGCCTCGGCGATGATGATCGGCTTCCTGACCAACCCGGAGAACACCGTGAAGTTCTCCGCCGCCACCGGATACATGCCGGTGCAGACCGACGCCGATGTCTCCACCCTGTTGGCCGAGACCCCGCAGATCCAGACCGCGATCGATCAGCTCGAGGTCACCCGTTCCCAGGACTGGGCCCGGGTGTTCGTCCCCGGGGCGGAACTGGAGATGGCCAACGCCGCCGCGGCCGTGCTGAACGAGCAGGCCGATGTGCAGGAGACGCTGACCGGGTTGAAGTCGACCCTGGAGGAGTTGTACACCACCCAGGTGGAGCCGAACATCGGCTGA
- the thiM gene encoding hydroxyethylthiazole kinase, which produces MRDHAPATTPTIHTELLDRLRSTSPLVQSITNTVVTNFTANALLALGAAPAMVDIPGEAGMFAGLAGGVLINLGTPLAENRAAAVEAAAAAGRAGTPWVLDPVAAGVLPIRTALAAELVAAGPTVIRGNASEILAAAGAGGGGRGVDSTAGPEAALDAARGLAVRTGGVVAVSGPTDLVTDGSTVVRVANGDRLLTRITGGGCALGAVMAAFLAVSEETTVFDATVTAVACYTIAAELAAEQAAGPGSFAVAFLDRLGDLTADQVRQRVVLA; this is translated from the coding sequence ATGCGCGACCATGCGCCCGCGACGACGCCGACCATTCACACCGAGCTGCTCGATCGGCTCCGATCGACCTCCCCACTGGTGCAGTCGATCACCAACACCGTGGTCACCAACTTCACCGCCAATGCATTGCTTGCACTCGGGGCTGCACCGGCGATGGTGGACATCCCGGGCGAGGCCGGGATGTTCGCCGGCCTCGCCGGTGGGGTGTTGATCAACCTGGGGACACCCCTGGCCGAGAACCGGGCCGCCGCCGTCGAGGCGGCCGCAGCCGCCGGTCGGGCCGGGACCCCATGGGTGCTCGACCCGGTGGCGGCCGGGGTGCTGCCGATCCGCACCGCACTGGCCGCCGAACTGGTGGCCGCCGGCCCGACCGTGATCCGCGGTAATGCCAGTGAGATCCTCGCCGCTGCCGGCGCCGGTGGTGGCGGGCGAGGAGTCGATTCGACGGCCGGGCCGGAAGCGGCACTGGATGCCGCCAGGGGACTTGCGGTCCGTACCGGTGGGGTGGTCGCGGTCAGCGGCCCGACCGATCTGGTCACCGACGGGAGCACCGTCGTCCGGGTGGCCAACGGGGACCGGTTGCTGACCCGGATCACCGGTGGGGGTTGCGCACTCGGGGCGGTGATGGCCGCCTTCCTGGCGGTGAGCGAGGAGACGACGGTGTTCGATGCGACCGTGACCGCGGTGGCCTGTTACACGATCGCCGCCGAACTGGCCGCCGAGCAGGCAGCAGGTCCGGGTTCGTTCGCGGTGGCATTCCTGGACCGGCTCGGCGATCTCACGGCGGACCAGGTGCGGCAGCGGGTGGTACTGGCATGA
- the thiE gene encoding thiamine phosphate synthase has product MSVGQPVPGRARVPGRLELHLVTDTAQCGDRGVLETVRRAVAGGVSVLQIRDKTASAREFLDLVTRIADTVGDRVPVLVNDRVDIFCAAREQQAAVAGVHLGQDDLPAETARRILGAEPIIGLTASSRAQLAAADSLPGGTVDYLGVGVVRATATKPDHPPELGTDGFSRLAGATALPCVAIGGIRSEDLPGLRRGGAAGVAVVSAICASADPEGSARALADRWENG; this is encoded by the coding sequence ATGAGCGTCGGCCAACCGGTGCCCGGCCGGGCTCGGGTGCCCGGACGGCTCGAGCTGCACCTGGTCACCGACACCGCCCAGTGTGGTGACCGCGGTGTGCTGGAGACCGTTCGGCGAGCCGTCGCCGGCGGTGTGAGCGTGCTGCAAATACGGGACAAGACCGCCTCGGCTCGCGAATTTCTCGACCTGGTGACCCGGATCGCAGACACCGTGGGTGACCGGGTACCGGTGCTGGTGAACGATCGGGTGGACATCTTCTGTGCCGCCCGGGAACAGCAGGCAGCCGTGGCCGGAGTCCACCTGGGACAGGACGACCTTCCCGCCGAGACGGCCAGGCGGATCCTCGGTGCCGAACCGATCATCGGGTTGACGGCAAGCTCCCGGGCACAGCTGGCGGCCGCGGATTCACTGCCAGGTGGCACCGTGGACTACCTCGGGGTGGGGGTGGTGCGGGCCACCGCCACCAAGCCCGACCACCCGCCGGAATTGGGTACCGACGGGTTCTCCAGACTCGCCGGCGCCACCGCACTGCCGTGCGTGGCGATCGGTGGAATCCGGTCCGAAGATCTGCCGGGGCTCCGTCGCGGCGGGGCCGCCGGTGTGGCTGTGGTCTCGGCGATCTGTGCCAGTGCCGACCCCGAAGGGTCCGCCCGTGCGCTGGCCGACCGATGGGAGAACGGGTGA